A stretch of the Tachysurus fulvidraco isolate hzauxx_2018 chromosome 18, HZAU_PFXX_2.0, whole genome shotgun sequence genome encodes the following:
- the LOC125138418 gene encoding NLR family CARD domain-containing protein 3-like isoform X2, whose amino-acid sequence MRTKPLNESERIVRQRTTGYNTTVSKPQRKRSESPTHSCISMKSDVSMEPPLRFKDGDSSLLHSKHKRKRSESPTHSCISMKSDVSMVIPSNFKDGDSSLLHSKPKRKRSESPTHSCISMKSDQSMVIPSNFKAGASSLLHSKLQGKRSESPTHSCSSMKSHEPMDHHLEVKAVDSSLLHRYDPESAGGNEFQKKFKSNLMKKFQCLNGVIINLGTQTLLNEIYTELYITEGDSGQVNNEHEVRQMEAASRRRTTEETPIKCNDIFKPLSEQDKPIRTVLTNTSSKQDKPIRTVLTKGVAGIGKTVSVQKFIVDWAEGKVNQDVHLIFPLPFRELNLMKDQKLSLMELLHVFFKETKETEMSSLEKVLFIFDGLDECRFPLDFQNTVRVCDVTESASVPVLLINLIKGNLLPSALIWITSRPAAADQIPSECVDRVTEVRGFNDPQKEEYFRKRISDQSLANNIITHLKSLRSLYIMCHIPVFCWITATVLERMLGEAESGEIPKTLTQMYTHFLIIQTNIIREKYSKKQESDEEMLLKLGQLAFQQLEKGNLIFYDEDLRECGIDVTEAAVYSGVCTQIFREEFGLHHSKVYCFVHLSIQEHLAALYVHLTFMKEKRNVLIQNQDDKHWMKENTISDVHISAVDQTLESQTGHLDLFLRFLLGLSLESNQKLLHVLVTQTGSNPQSTQETVQYIKEQISEDLPTEKSITLFHCLNELGDDSLVEEIQHFLKSGKQSELSSSQLSALVFVLLTSAQELDEFDQSKYFSTDKITEKVVLKMMPVITASSKAIISCDSLGVKSWSPLVSALRSETSKLRELHLTVKTLDLSGNKLGDSEVKILCAGLENPHCKVETLKLFRCGVSDEGCAALTSALRSNPSHLRHLDLSCNKLGDSGVKSLSAVLENPHCKLETLR is encoded by the exons atgcgcactaaGCCTCTAAATGAAAGCGAAAGAATAGTTCGACAGCGGACTACAGGCTATAACACCACCGTAAG taaaccccagagaaagagatcagaatcaccaacacacagctgtatctccatgaagagtgatgTGTCTATGGAGCCTCCTCTGAGgtttaaagatggagactcatcacttctacacag taaacacaagagaaagagatcagaatcaccaacacacagctgtatctccatgaagagtgatgTGTCTATGGTGATTCCTTCTAActttaaagatggagactcatcacttctacacag taaacccaagagaaagagatcagaatcaccaacacacagctgtatctccatgaagagtgatCAGTCTATGGTGATTCCTTCTAACTTTAAAGCTGGAGCctcatcacttctacacag taaactccagggaaagagatcagaatcaccaacacacagttgTAGCTCCATGAAGAGTCATGAGCCTATGGATCATCATCTGGAGGTTAAAGCTGTAGACTCctcacttctacacag GTACGACCCAGAATCTGCTGGTGGAAATGAATTCCAGAAAAAGTTCAAATCAAatctgatgaagaagtttcagtgtttgaatggAGTGATAATAAACCTGGGAACCCAAACActcctgaatgagatctacacagagctctacatcacagagggagacagtggacaagtcaataatgaacatgaggtgagacagatggaggcagcatccaggagaagaacaacagaggaaacaccaatcaaatgcaatgacatctttaagcctttatctgaacaagacaaacccatcagaactgtgctgacaa atacatcatctaaacaagacaaacccatcagaactgtgctgacaaaggGAGTCGCTGGCATCGGAAAAAccgtctctgtgcagaagttcattgtggactgggctgaagggaaagtaaatcaggacgtccacctcatatttccacttcctttcagagagctgaactTGATGAAGGACCAGAAACTGAGCTTGATGGAGctccttcatgtgttttttaaggaaacaaaagaaacagaaatgtccagtttggaaaaggttctgttcatttttgacgGATTGGACGAGTGTCGTTTTCCTCTAGATttccagaacacagtgagagtgtgtgatgtaactgaatcagcatcagtgcctgtgctgctgataaacctgatcaaagggaatctgcttccctctgctctcatctggatcacctccagacctgcagcagctgatcaaatcccctctgagtgtgtggatcgagtcacagaggtacgagggttcaatgacccacagaaggaggagtacttcaggaagaggatcagtgatcagagcctggccaataacatcatcacacacctgaagtcattaagaagcctctacatcatgtgtcacatcccagtcttctgctggattacagccactgttctagagagaatgttgggtgaagcagagagtggagagatccccaagactctgactcaaatgtacacacacttcctcatcattcagacaaacatcatcagagaaaaatactcaaagaagcaggagagtgatgaagaaatgcttcttaaactgggacaactggcttttcagcagctggagaaagggaacctgatcttctatgatgaagacctgagagagtgtggtattgatgtgacagaagcagcagtgtactcaggtgtgtgtactcagatcttcagagaggagtttgggcttcaccacagtaaagtgtactgctttgttcatctgagcattcaggagcatctcgcagctctgtatgtgcacctgaccttcatgaaggagaagagaaatgttCTGATACAGAATCAAGATGATAAACATTGGATGAAAGAAAATACAATCTCAGATGTACACATCAGTGCTGTAGATCAGACTTTAGAAAGTCAGACTGGACATCTGGATCTTTTCCTTCGCtttcttctgggtctctcactggagtccaatcagAAACTCTTACATGTTTTagtaacacagacaggaagtaacCCTCAGAGCACACAGGAAACAGTTCAGTACATTAAGGAGCAGATCAGTGAAGATCTTCctacagagaaatccatcactctgttccactgtctgaatgaactgggtGATGATTCTCTAGTGGAGGAAATCCAACACTTCCTGAAATCTGGAAAACAAAGTGAACTTTCTTCTTCCCAGCTTtctgctctggtgtttgtgttactgacatcagcacaggagctggatgagttTGACCAGAGTAAATATTTCAGTACAGATAAGATAACAGAAAAAGTTGTTCTGAAGATGATGCCTGTGATTACAGCATCCAGTAAAGCAAT TATCAGCTGTGATTCACTTGGAGTAAAAAGTTGGTCACCTCTGGTCTCAGCGCTCAGATCAGAAACCTCCAAACTGAGAGAACTTCATCTGACTGTGAAAACACTGGATCTGTCTGGgaataaactaggagactcagaAGTGAAGATTCTCTGTGCTggactggagaatcctcactgtaaagtgGAGACACTGAa gttgtttaggtgtggtgtctcagatgaaggctgtgctgctctgacttcagctctgagatcaaacccctcacacctgagacacctggatctgtcctgtaataaactaggagactcaggagtgaagagtctctctgctgtactggagaatcctcactgtaaactggagacactgaggtaa
- the LOC125138418 gene encoding NACHT, LRR and PYD domains-containing protein 12-like isoform X9: MRTKPLNESERIVRQRTTGYNTTVSKLQGKRSESPTHSCSSMKSHEPMDHHLEVKAVDSSLLHRYDPESAGGNEFQKKFKSNLMKKFQCLNGVIINLGTQTLLNEIYTELYITEGDSGQVNNEHEVRQMEAASRRRTTEETPIKCNDIFKPLSEQDKPIRTVLTNTSSKQDKPIRTVLTNTSSEQDKPIRTVLTNTSSKQDKPIRTVLTKGVAGIGKTVSVQKFIVDWAEGKVNQDVHLIFPLPFRELNLMKDQKLSLMELLHVFFKETKETEMSSLEKVLFIFDGLDECRFPLDFQNTVRVCDVTESASVPVLLINLIKGNLLPSALIWITSRPAAADQIPSECVDRVTEVRGFNDPQKEEYFRKRISDQSLANNIITHLKSLRSLYIMCHIPVFCWITATVLERMLGEAESGEIPKTLTQMYTHFLIIQTNIIREKYSKKQESDEEMLLKLGQLAFQQLEKGNLIFYDEDLRECGIDVTEAAVYSGVCTQIFREEFGLHHSKVYCFVHLSIQEHLAALYVHLTFMKEKRNVLIQNQDDKHWMKENTISDVHISAVDQTLESQTGHLDLFLRFLLGLSLESNQKLLHVLVTQTGSNPQSTQETVQYIKEQISEDLPTEKSITLFHCLNELGDDSLVEEIQHFLKSGKQSELSSSQLSALVFVLLTSAQELDEFDQSKYFSTDKITEKVVLKMMPVITASSKAIISCDSLGVKSWSPLVSALRSETSKLRELHLTVKTLDLSGNKLGDSEVKILCAGLENPHCKVETLKLYRCDVSDEGCAALTSALRSNPSHLRELDLTCNKLGDSGVKNLSAVLENPHCKLEKLW, from the exons atgcgcactaaGCCTCTAAATGAAAGCGAAAGAATAGTTCGACAGCGGACTACAGGCTATAACACCACCGTAAG taaactccagggaaagagatcagaatcaccaacacacagttgTAGCTCCATGAAGAGTCATGAGCCTATGGATCATCATCTGGAGGTTAAAGCTGTAGACTCctcacttctacacag GTACGACCCAGAATCTGCTGGTGGAAATGAATTCCAGAAAAAGTTCAAATCAAatctgatgaagaagtttcagtgtttgaatggAGTGATAATAAACCTGGGAACCCAAACActcctgaatgagatctacacagagctctacatcacagagggagacagtggacaagtcaataatgaacatgaggtgagacagatggaggcagcatccaggagaagaacaacagaggaaacaccaatcaaatgcaatgacatctttaagcctttatctgaacaagacaaacccatcagaactgtgctgacaaatacatcatctaaacaagacaaacccatcagaactgtgctgacaaatacatcatctgaacaagacaaacccatcagaactgtgctgacaaatacatcatctaaacaagacaaacccatcagaactgtgctgacaaaggGAGTCGCTGGCATCGGAAAAAccgtctctgtgcagaagttcattgtggactgggctgaagggaaagtaaatcaggacgtccacctcatatttccacttcctttcagagagctgaactTGATGAAGGACCAGAAACTGAGCTTGATGGAGctccttcatgtgttttttaaggaaacaaaagaaacagaaatgtccagtttggaaaaggttctgttcatttttgacgGATTGGACGAGTGTCGTTTTCCTCTAGATttccagaacacagtgagagtgtgtgatgtaactgaatcagcatcagtgcctgtgctgctgataaacctgatcaaagggaatctgcttccctctgctctcatctggatcacctccagacctgcagcagctgatcaaatcccctctgagtgtgtggatcgagtcacagaggtacgagggttcaatgacccacagaaggaggagtacttcaggaagaggatcagtgatcagagcctggccaataacatcatcacacacctgaagtcattaagaagcctctacatcatgtgtcacatcccagtcttctgctggattacagccactgttctagagagaatgttgggtgaagcagagagtggagagatccccaagactctgactcaaatgtacacacacttcctcatcattcagacaaacatcatcagagaaaaatactcaaagaagcaggagagtgatgaagaaatgcttcttaaactgggacaactggcttttcagcagctggagaaagggaacctgatcttctatgatgaagacctgagagagtgtggtattgatgtgacagaagcagcagtgtactcaggtgtgtgtactcagatcttcagagaggagtttgggcttcaccacagtaaagtgtactgctttgttcatctgagcattcaggagcatctcgcagctctgtatgtgcacctgaccttcatgaaggagaagagaaatgttCTGATACAGAATCAAGATGATAAACATTGGATGAAAGAAAATACAATCTCAGATGTACACATCAGTGCTGTAGATCAGACTTTAGAAAGTCAGACTGGACATCTGGATCTTTTCCTTCGCtttcttctgggtctctcactggagtccaatcagAAACTCTTACATGTTTTagtaacacagacaggaagtaacCCTCAGAGCACACAGGAAACAGTTCAGTACATTAAGGAGCAGATCAGTGAAGATCTTCctacagagaaatccatcactctgttccactgtctgaatgaactgggtGATGATTCTCTAGTGGAGGAAATCCAACACTTCCTGAAATCTGGAAAACAAAGTGAACTTTCTTCTTCCCAGCTTtctgctctggtgtttgtgttactgacatcagcacaggagctggatgagttTGACCAGAGTAAATATTTCAGTACAGATAAGATAACAGAAAAAGTTGTTCTGAAGATGATGCCTGTGATTACAGCATCCAGTAAAGCAAT TATCAGCTGTGATTCACTTGGAGTAAAAAGTTGGTCACCTCTGGTCTCAGCGCTCAGATCAGAAACCTCCAAACTGAGAGAACTTCATCTGACTGTGAAAACACTGGATCTGTCTGGgaataaactaggagactcagaAGTGAAGATTCTCTGTGCTggactggagaatcctcactgtaaagtgGAGACACTGAa gttgtatAGGTGtgatgtctcagatgaaggctgtgctgctctgacttcagctctgagatcaaacccctcacacctgagagaactggatctgacctgtaataaactaggagactcaggagtgaagaatctctctgctgtactggagaatcctcactgtaaactggagaaactgtggtaa
- the LOC125138418 gene encoding NACHT, LRR and PYD domains-containing protein 12-like isoform X5: protein MRTKPLNESERIVRQRTTGYNTTVSKPQRKRSESPTHSCISMKSDVSMEPPLRFKDGDSSLLHSKHKRKRSESPTHSCISMKSDVSMVIPSNFKDGDSSLLHSKLQGKRSESPTHSCSSMKSHEPMDHHLEVKAVDSSLLHRYDPESAGGNEFQKKFKSNLMKKFQCLNGVIINLGTQTLLNEIYTELYITEGDSGQVNNEHEVRQMEAASRRRTTEETPIKCNDIFKPLSEQDKPIRTVLTNTSSKQDKPIRTVLTNTSSEQDKPIRTVLTNTSSKQDKPIRTVLTKGVAGIGKTVSVQKFIVDWAEGKVNQDVHLIFPLPFRELNLMKDQKLSLMELLHVFFKETKETEMSSLEKVLFIFDGLDECRFPLDFQNTVRVCDVTESASVPVLLINLIKGNLLPSALIWITSRPAAADQIPSECVDRVTEVRGFNDPQKEEYFRKRISDQSLANNIITHLKSLRSLYIMCHIPVFCWITATVLERMLGEAESGEIPKTLTQMYTHFLIIQTNIIREKYSKKQESDEEMLLKLGQLAFQQLEKGNLIFYDEDLRECGIDVTEAAVYSGVCTQIFREEFGLHHSKVYCFVHLSIQEHLAALYVHLTFMKEKRNVLIQNQDDKHWMKENTISDVHISAVDQTLESQTGHLDLFLRFLLGLSLESNQKLLHVLVTQTGSNPQSTQETVQYIKEQISEDLPTEKSITLFHCLNELGDDSLVEEIQHFLKSGKQSELSSSQLSALVFVLLTSAQELDEFDQSKYFSTDKITEKVVLKMMPVITASSKAIISCDSLGVKSWSPLVSALRSETSKLRELHLTVKTLDLSGNKLGDSEVKILCAGLENPHCKVETLKLYRCDVSDEGCAALTSALRSNPSHLRELDLTCNKLGDSGVKNLSAVLENPHCKLEKLW, encoded by the exons atgcgcactaaGCCTCTAAATGAAAGCGAAAGAATAGTTCGACAGCGGACTACAGGCTATAACACCACCGTAAG taaaccccagagaaagagatcagaatcaccaacacacagctgtatctccatgaagagtgatgTGTCTATGGAGCCTCCTCTGAGgtttaaagatggagactcatcacttctacacag taaacacaagagaaagagatcagaatcaccaacacacagctgtatctccatgaagagtgatgTGTCTATGGTGATTCCTTCTAActttaaagatggagactcatcacttctacacag taaactccagggaaagagatcagaatcaccaacacacagttgTAGCTCCATGAAGAGTCATGAGCCTATGGATCATCATCTGGAGGTTAAAGCTGTAGACTCctcacttctacacag GTACGACCCAGAATCTGCTGGTGGAAATGAATTCCAGAAAAAGTTCAAATCAAatctgatgaagaagtttcagtgtttgaatggAGTGATAATAAACCTGGGAACCCAAACActcctgaatgagatctacacagagctctacatcacagagggagacagtggacaagtcaataatgaacatgaggtgagacagatggaggcagcatccaggagaagaacaacagaggaaacaccaatcaaatgcaatgacatctttaagcctttatctgaacaagacaaacccatcagaactgtgctgacaaatacatcatctaaacaagacaaacccatcagaactgtgctgacaaatacatcatctgaacaagacaaacccatcagaactgtgctgacaaatacatcatctaaacaagacaaacccatcagaactgtgctgacaaaggGAGTCGCTGGCATCGGAAAAAccgtctctgtgcagaagttcattgtggactgggctgaagggaaagtaaatcaggacgtccacctcatatttccacttcctttcagagagctgaactTGATGAAGGACCAGAAACTGAGCTTGATGGAGctccttcatgtgttttttaaggaaacaaaagaaacagaaatgtccagtttggaaaaggttctgttcatttttgacgGATTGGACGAGTGTCGTTTTCCTCTAGATttccagaacacagtgagagtgtgtgatgtaactgaatcagcatcagtgcctgtgctgctgataaacctgatcaaagggaatctgcttccctctgctctcatctggatcacctccagacctgcagcagctgatcaaatcccctctgagtgtgtggatcgagtcacagaggtacgagggttcaatgacccacagaaggaggagtacttcaggaagaggatcagtgatcagagcctggccaataacatcatcacacacctgaagtcattaagaagcctctacatcatgtgtcacatcccagtcttctgctggattacagccactgttctagagagaatgttgggtgaagcagagagtggagagatccccaagactctgactcaaatgtacacacacttcctcatcattcagacaaacatcatcagagaaaaatactcaaagaagcaggagagtgatgaagaaatgcttcttaaactgggacaactggcttttcagcagctggagaaagggaacctgatcttctatgatgaagacctgagagagtgtggtattgatgtgacagaagcagcagtgtactcaggtgtgtgtactcagatcttcagagaggagtttgggcttcaccacagtaaagtgtactgctttgttcatctgagcattcaggagcatctcgcagctctgtatgtgcacctgaccttcatgaaggagaagagaaatgttCTGATACAGAATCAAGATGATAAACATTGGATGAAAGAAAATACAATCTCAGATGTACACATCAGTGCTGTAGATCAGACTTTAGAAAGTCAGACTGGACATCTGGATCTTTTCCTTCGCtttcttctgggtctctcactggagtccaatcagAAACTCTTACATGTTTTagtaacacagacaggaagtaacCCTCAGAGCACACAGGAAACAGTTCAGTACATTAAGGAGCAGATCAGTGAAGATCTTCctacagagaaatccatcactctgttccactgtctgaatgaactgggtGATGATTCTCTAGTGGAGGAAATCCAACACTTCCTGAAATCTGGAAAACAAAGTGAACTTTCTTCTTCCCAGCTTtctgctctggtgtttgtgttactgacatcagcacaggagctggatgagttTGACCAGAGTAAATATTTCAGTACAGATAAGATAACAGAAAAAGTTGTTCTGAAGATGATGCCTGTGATTACAGCATCCAGTAAAGCAAT TATCAGCTGTGATTCACTTGGAGTAAAAAGTTGGTCACCTCTGGTCTCAGCGCTCAGATCAGAAACCTCCAAACTGAGAGAACTTCATCTGACTGTGAAAACACTGGATCTGTCTGGgaataaactaggagactcagaAGTGAAGATTCTCTGTGCTggactggagaatcctcactgtaaagtgGAGACACTGAa gttgtatAGGTGtgatgtctcagatgaaggctgtgctgctctgacttcagctctgagatcaaacccctcacacctgagagaactggatctgacctgtaataaactaggagactcaggagtgaagaatctctctgctgtactggagaatcctcactgtaaactggagaaactgtggtaa
- the LOC125138418 gene encoding NACHT, LRR and PYD domains-containing protein 12-like isoform X7: MRTKPLNESERIVRQRTTGYNTTVSKPKRKRSESPTHSCISMKSDQSMVIPSNFKAGASSLLHSKLQGKRSESPTHSCSSMKSHEPMDHHLEVKAVDSSLLHRYDPESAGGNEFQKKFKSNLMKKFQCLNGVIINLGTQTLLNEIYTELYITEGDSGQVNNEHEVRQMEAASRRRTTEETPIKCNDIFKPLSEQDKPIRTVLTNTSSKQDKPIRTVLTNTSSEQDKPIRTVLTNTSSKQDKPIRTVLTKGVAGIGKTVSVQKFIVDWAEGKVNQDVHLIFPLPFRELNLMKDQKLSLMELLHVFFKETKETEMSSLEKVLFIFDGLDECRFPLDFQNTVRVCDVTESASVPVLLINLIKGNLLPSALIWITSRPAAADQIPSECVDRVTEVRGFNDPQKEEYFRKRISDQSLANNIITHLKSLRSLYIMCHIPVFCWITATVLERMLGEAESGEIPKTLTQMYTHFLIIQTNIIREKYSKKQESDEEMLLKLGQLAFQQLEKGNLIFYDEDLRECGIDVTEAAVYSGVCTQIFREEFGLHHSKVYCFVHLSIQEHLAALYVHLTFMKEKRNVLIQNQDDKHWMKENTISDVHISAVDQTLESQTGHLDLFLRFLLGLSLESNQKLLHVLVTQTGSNPQSTQETVQYIKEQISEDLPTEKSITLFHCLNELGDDSLVEEIQHFLKSGKQSELSSSQLSALVFVLLTSAQELDEFDQSKYFSTDKITEKVVLKMMPVITASSKAIISCDSLGVKSWSPLVSALRSETSKLRELHLTVKTLDLSGNKLGDSEVKILCAGLENPHCKVETLKLYRCDVSDEGCAALTSALRSNPSHLRELDLTCNKLGDSGVKNLSAVLENPHCKLEKLW; encoded by the exons atgcgcactaaGCCTCTAAATGAAAGCGAAAGAATAGTTCGACAGCGGACTACAGGCTATAACACCACCGTAAG taaacccaagagaaagagatcagaatcaccaacacacagctgtatctccatgaagagtgatCAGTCTATGGTGATTCCTTCTAACTTTAAAGCTGGAGCctcatcacttctacacag taaactccagggaaagagatcagaatcaccaacacacagttgTAGCTCCATGAAGAGTCATGAGCCTATGGATCATCATCTGGAGGTTAAAGCTGTAGACTCctcacttctacacag GTACGACCCAGAATCTGCTGGTGGAAATGAATTCCAGAAAAAGTTCAAATCAAatctgatgaagaagtttcagtgtttgaatggAGTGATAATAAACCTGGGAACCCAAACActcctgaatgagatctacacagagctctacatcacagagggagacagtggacaagtcaataatgaacatgaggtgagacagatggaggcagcatccaggagaagaacaacagaggaaacaccaatcaaatgcaatgacatctttaagcctttatctgaacaagacaaacccatcagaactgtgctgacaaatacatcatctaaacaagacaaacccatcagaactgtgctgacaaatacatcatctgaacaagacaaacccatcagaactgtgctgacaaatacatcatctaaacaagacaaacccatcagaactgtgctgacaaaggGAGTCGCTGGCATCGGAAAAAccgtctctgtgcagaagttcattgtggactgggctgaagggaaagtaaatcaggacgtccacctcatatttccacttcctttcagagagctgaactTGATGAAGGACCAGAAACTGAGCTTGATGGAGctccttcatgtgttttttaaggaaacaaaagaaacagaaatgtccagtttggaaaaggttctgttcatttttgacgGATTGGACGAGTGTCGTTTTCCTCTAGATttccagaacacagtgagagtgtgtgatgtaactgaatcagcatcagtgcctgtgctgctgataaacctgatcaaagggaatctgcttccctctgctctcatctggatcacctccagacctgcagcagctgatcaaatcccctctgagtgtgtggatcgagtcacagaggtacgagggttcaatgacccacagaaggaggagtacttcaggaagaggatcagtgatcagagcctggccaataacatcatcacacacctgaagtcattaagaagcctctacatcatgtgtcacatcccagtcttctgctggattacagccactgttctagagagaatgttgggtgaagcagagagtggagagatccccaagactctgactcaaatgtacacacacttcctcatcattcagacaaacatcatcagagaaaaatactcaaagaagcaggagagtgatgaagaaatgcttcttaaactgggacaactggcttttcagcagctggagaaagggaacctgatcttctatgatgaagacctgagagagtgtggtattgatgtgacagaagcagcagtgtactcaggtgtgtgtactcagatcttcagagaggagtttgggcttcaccacagtaaagtgtactgctttgttcatctgagcattcaggagcatctcgcagctctgtatgtgcacctgaccttcatgaaggagaagagaaatgttCTGATACAGAATCAAGATGATAAACATTGGATGAAAGAAAATACAATCTCAGATGTACACATCAGTGCTGTAGATCAGACTTTAGAAAGTCAGACTGGACATCTGGATCTTTTCCTTCGCtttcttctgggtctctcactggagtccaatcagAAACTCTTACATGTTTTagtaacacagacaggaagtaacCCTCAGAGCACACAGGAAACAGTTCAGTACATTAAGGAGCAGATCAGTGAAGATCTTCctacagagaaatccatcactctgttccactgtctgaatgaactgggtGATGATTCTCTAGTGGAGGAAATCCAACACTTCCTGAAATCTGGAAAACAAAGTGAACTTTCTTCTTCCCAGCTTtctgctctggtgtttgtgttactgacatcagcacaggagctggatgagttTGACCAGAGTAAATATTTCAGTACAGATAAGATAACAGAAAAAGTTGTTCTGAAGATGATGCCTGTGATTACAGCATCCAGTAAAGCAAT TATCAGCTGTGATTCACTTGGAGTAAAAAGTTGGTCACCTCTGGTCTCAGCGCTCAGATCAGAAACCTCCAAACTGAGAGAACTTCATCTGACTGTGAAAACACTGGATCTGTCTGGgaataaactaggagactcagaAGTGAAGATTCTCTGTGCTggactggagaatcctcactgtaaagtgGAGACACTGAa gttgtatAGGTGtgatgtctcagatgaaggctgtgctgctctgacttcagctctgagatcaaacccctcacacctgagagaactggatctgacctgtaataaactaggagactcaggagtgaagaatctctctgctgtactggagaatcctcactgtaaactggagaaactgtggtaa